From Halanaeroarchaeum sulfurireducens, a single genomic window includes:
- a CDS encoding TorD/DmsD family molecular chaperone gives MPQSVSSAEFERARATVYDLLSAIFDGDVAVLHAAMEDEAFDRLATTLSVDADVAVLTAAGHDEESLHIGYDNLFAVPGPHYVPPFASAHVTDPSEDFDSDSTYHESGDAGELYGDPAREISALYDRVGFRPDRGDGIPDHVAAEFEFVAALADGAVIRSDGDDVQTDDDLMALQREVLEHLEWLDAFADAVAKADSNEGVFGALAAFANAFVAWDRSQLNASTA, from the coding sequence ATGCCACAATCGGTCTCGTCGGCGGAGTTCGAGCGGGCTCGTGCCACTGTCTATGACCTGCTGTCCGCGATCTTCGATGGGGACGTGGCGGTACTGCACGCGGCCATGGAGGACGAGGCGTTCGATCGTCTCGCGACGACGCTGTCCGTTGACGCAGACGTGGCGGTGTTGACGGCCGCAGGGCACGACGAGGAGTCGCTGCACATCGGCTACGACAACCTCTTCGCCGTGCCAGGGCCCCATTACGTGCCGCCGTTCGCGTCGGCACATGTCACCGACCCGAGTGAGGACTTCGACTCCGACTCCACCTATCACGAATCCGGTGATGCGGGTGAACTGTACGGGGACCCCGCCAGGGAGATATCGGCCCTGTACGACCGCGTCGGGTTTCGGCCCGACCGGGGTGACGGTATTCCCGACCACGTGGCTGCGGAGTTCGAGTTCGTGGCGGCCCTCGCCGACGGCGCGGTCATCCGCTCGGACGGTGACGACGTCCAGACGGACGACGATCTGATGGCGTTGCAGCGGGAGGTCCTGGAGCACCTCGAGTGGCTCGACGCGTTCGCCGATGCCGTCGCCAAGGCGGATTCGAACGAAGGGGTGTTTGGGGCGCTCGCAGCCTTCGCGAACGCCTTCGTCGCCTGGGACCGCTCACAACTGAACGCCTCGACCGCCTGA
- a CDS encoding SLC13 family permease has protein sequence MSIDVFVVFAIIGGAMVLFVTEAVESDVTAIAVLVSLVVLGEFTGVSPTDALSGFANPATVTVIAMYILSEAVRQTGVVTRVGRWITAFARGSERRLMGGILGTTGLAAGFVNNTPVVAVFIPMIHEIAAETNVSPSKLFLPLSYAAMLGGTLTLIGTSTNLVVSNVAARAGEAGTAPELHALGMFEFTVVGVVVFAVGLGYLLTVGRWLTPARVSPETTLVQAYDLERHLSQVVVREESPLVGTPVSSVGALLRSSPADGNGDVPIEVSMLQLVRDGEPHHALSSEASIEAGDVLTVRGNRRNVNRFAERYELRQLPHERVTAGDLDVREGRGSLVEAVVPEGSRLHGDSVREANLAGYHAAQVLALRRGGSVRTDGIGEHELSVGDTLLVQVRERDLRYLVENGDLVVTRGLGIEQPEERPREPLSSSTPVVFATVAMVVALAALGVLPIVISALAGVVVLFASDAVSPGDAYAAVNWNVVFLLAGVIPLGIALTNSGGDVLLADAVVALDAVLAPIYVLAVLYLLTGLFSAIITPVATVVLLTPVAIDAAVTLGANPLAFVLGVLFAANSAFMTPIGYQTNLMVYAPGGYRFSDYLRVGAPLFALSAVVAIAGIAIVWGL, from the coding sequence ATGTCCATCGATGTTTTCGTCGTCTTTGCCATCATCGGTGGAGCGATGGTCCTGTTCGTCACCGAGGCAGTCGAGTCGGACGTGACGGCCATCGCCGTGCTCGTCTCGCTCGTCGTGCTGGGCGAGTTCACTGGCGTCTCGCCGACGGACGCGCTGAGCGGGTTCGCCAATCCTGCCACCGTGACCGTCATCGCGATGTACATCCTGAGCGAGGCCGTCAGGCAGACGGGCGTCGTCACGCGGGTGGGCCGGTGGATCACGGCGTTCGCCCGTGGGAGCGAGCGCCGCCTGATGGGGGGAATCCTCGGAACGACGGGCCTGGCGGCCGGATTCGTGAACAACACCCCCGTCGTGGCGGTGTTCATTCCGATGATTCACGAGATCGCCGCCGAGACGAACGTCTCTCCCTCGAAGCTGTTCTTGCCCCTCTCCTACGCCGCCATGCTTGGTGGGACGTTGACACTCATTGGCACGTCGACGAACCTCGTGGTCAGCAACGTGGCCGCCCGGGCGGGCGAGGCCGGCACCGCCCCGGAACTGCACGCACTCGGCATGTTCGAGTTCACGGTGGTGGGGGTGGTGGTCTTCGCTGTCGGCCTCGGGTACCTCCTGACGGTGGGCCGGTGGTTGACCCCGGCACGGGTGAGTCCGGAGACGACGCTCGTGCAGGCATACGACCTGGAGCGCCACCTCTCGCAGGTCGTCGTGCGGGAGGAATCGCCGCTCGTCGGCACGCCGGTCTCGTCAGTCGGAGCGCTGCTCAGGTCATCGCCGGCCGACGGGAATGGCGACGTGCCGATCGAGGTCTCGATGCTGCAGTTGGTCCGCGACGGCGAACCTCACCACGCGCTCTCATCCGAGGCGTCGATCGAAGCTGGCGACGTACTCACCGTGCGGGGGAACCGTCGGAACGTCAACCGGTTCGCAGAGCGGTACGAACTTCGCCAGTTGCCCCACGAGCGGGTCACGGCGGGCGACCTCGACGTGCGTGAGGGGCGGGGCAGCCTCGTCGAGGCGGTCGTGCCTGAGGGATCCCGACTCCACGGCGACAGCGTTCGCGAGGCAAATCTCGCGGGCTACCACGCCGCACAGGTCCTCGCGCTCCGTCGCGGGGGGTCCGTGCGGACCGACGGGATCGGCGAGCACGAACTCTCGGTGGGCGATACACTGCTGGTCCAGGTCCGGGAGCGCGACCTCCGCTATCTCGTCGAGAACGGCGACCTGGTGGTGACTCGCGGCCTCGGCATCGAGCAGCCAGAAGAGCGCCCGCGGGAGCCGCTCAGTTCATCGACACCGGTGGTGTTTGCGACGGTGGCAATGGTCGTTGCACTCGCGGCTCTCGGGGTCCTTCCGATCGTCATCTCGGCGCTGGCCGGCGTGGTCGTCCTGTTCGCTTCGGACGCGGTCTCCCCTGGCGACGCGTACGCGGCCGTGAACTGGAACGTCGTCTTCCTCCTCGCCGGGGTCATTCCACTTGGGATCGCGCTCACCAATTCCGGCGGCGACGTCCTCCTCGCCGACGCTGTCGTCGCCCTGGACGCAGTCCTCGCACCCATCTACGTGCTCGCGGTGCTGTATCTGCTGACGGGACTGTTCTCTGCGATCATCACACCCGTCGCGACCGTGGTGTTGCTCACACCCGTCGCGATCGACGCGGCGGTCACGCTCGGGGCCAACCCGCTCGCATTCGTCCTCGGGGTGCTGTTCGCCGCGAATTCGGCGTTCATGACGCCGATCGGCTATCAGACGAACCTCATGGTCTATGCTCCCGGCGGGTATCGATTCTCGGACTATCTGCGAGTCGGAGCGCCGCTGTTCGCTCTCAGCGCAGTCGTTGCGATCGCCGGGATTGCGATCGTGTGGGGTCTCTGA
- a CDS encoding 50S ribosomal protein L15e, which yields MARSFYSHIKDAWRNPGDGKLAELQWQRKQEWRDQGAIERVERPTRLDTARELGYKAKQGVVIARVSIRKGTARKSRHKAGRRSKRQGVNRIGRKKNLQRIAEERATRKYRNLRVLNSYWVGEDGSQKWFEVIMLDPNHPAIQNDDDLNWICDDAHDNRALRGLTSAGDRGRGLQNRGTGTEHNRPSANAGRRRD from the coding sequence ATGGCACGGAGCTTCTACTCCCACATCAAGGACGCCTGGAGGAACCCGGGCGACGGGAAACTCGCAGAGCTGCAGTGGCAACGAAAACAGGAATGGCGCGACCAGGGCGCGATCGAACGGGTCGAACGTCCGACGCGCCTCGACACGGCCCGTGAACTGGGCTACAAGGCGAAACAGGGCGTCGTCATCGCTCGCGTCAGCATCCGCAAGGGGACCGCACGAAAGTCCCGACACAAGGCCGGTCGGCGCTCGAAACGACAGGGGGTCAACCGCATCGGTCGCAAGAAGAACCTCCAACGCATCGCCGAGGAGCGGGCCACGCGGAAGTACCGCAACTTGCGTGTGCTCAATTCCTACTGGGTCGGTGAAGACGGCAGCCAGAAGTGGTTCGAAGTGATCATGCTCGATCCGAACCACCCGGCCATCCAGAACGACGACGACCTCAACTGGATCTGCGACGACGCCCACGACAACCGCGCCCTGCGCGGCCTGACGTCGGCGGGCGACCGGGGCCGGGGCCTGCAGAATCGCGGCACCGGTACAGAGCACAACCGTCCGAGCGCGAACGCCGGACGGCGACGCGACTGA
- a CDS encoding restriction endonuclease — MADREFVDFVAEIWQRRDWATEITEDDPGEYLITGDRDNGARGLMLVVPAKDVTVAGNPVQDLVDICEAKNVDIGVVVTRGEFSAEARQIGDANDIYLVDSELLEETLIEEGLVDVAEKYGSGESASILSRLPLPTALPAILRRPSALPIPTRALSILLVVVGVAAVAIIGMQSIGLGIGIGTPGPIPDDVPGFDDGKTDVTVTAASLTDDGDGVRVDWNAFSKSAIVTGNETRYEAPPGTTFVVVQMNVTNEHIEPIVLREGRFGFSANDTVHGPRPVESNADQLPVRIDPTASETLWFVFTIDADETSGTLLGLPSENGPPIRFERDPSVETGVEPA; from the coding sequence ATGGCCGACCGGGAATTCGTCGACTTCGTCGCGGAAATCTGGCAGCGGCGGGACTGGGCGACGGAGATCACCGAGGACGATCCCGGCGAGTACCTGATAACGGGGGACAGGGACAACGGCGCACGTGGGCTCATGCTCGTCGTCCCGGCCAAAGACGTCACTGTGGCGGGAAACCCAGTCCAGGATCTGGTCGATATCTGCGAGGCGAAAAACGTCGATATCGGCGTGGTCGTGACCCGGGGGGAGTTCAGCGCGGAGGCCCGGCAGATCGGCGATGCGAACGACATCTACCTCGTCGATAGTGAGTTACTGGAGGAAACCCTGATCGAGGAGGGTCTCGTGGACGTCGCCGAGAAGTATGGGTCCGGGGAAAGCGCGTCGATCCTGAGTCGACTCCCCCTCCCCACGGCACTGCCGGCCATCCTGCGACGGCCATCGGCCCTGCCGATTCCGACGCGGGCACTCTCGATCCTTCTCGTTGTCGTCGGCGTGGCGGCCGTCGCCATCATCGGCATGCAGTCCATCGGCCTCGGCATCGGCATCGGGACGCCCGGACCGATCCCCGACGACGTGCCTGGATTCGACGATGGTAAAACGGACGTAACGGTGACGGCGGCGTCGCTCACGGACGACGGCGATGGGGTGCGGGTGGACTGGAACGCATTCTCCAAATCGGCCATCGTCACCGGAAACGAGACACGGTATGAGGCGCCGCCGGGGACGACGTTCGTGGTCGTCCAGATGAACGTGACGAACGAACACATCGAACCGATCGTCCTCCGGGAAGGACGGTTCGGGTTCTCGGCCAACGACACGGTTCACGGTCCACGGCCCGTGGAAAGCAACGCCGACCAGCTACCCGTCCGGATCGATCCCACGGCGTCGGAGACGCTGTGGTTCGTGTTCACTATCGACGCGGACGAGACGTCCGGAACGCTCCTTGGACTGCCCAGCGAGAACGGCCCGCCGATCCGCTTCGAACGCGATCCGTCCGTCGAAACCGGCGTCGAACCGGCCTGA
- a CDS encoding potassium channel family protein — MDKWQRRTLQFTLGLFGVMFAYAVFYYAGMTVFEGRSITFFHALQVVVETFTTTGFGSDSPWSSPVMNAFVIVMDLTGVALIFLAFPVLLFPFLDEVLSTTVPRSVEEDLEDHVVICSYTERVRTLIEELESRDIPYVIVDADRDRALDLYEDGHRVVYADPETVEGLERVRLDAARALVVDRSDCVDTSIVLTAREAADDITIVSVLENPEHATYHRLAGADHVLCPRPLLGESLASRVLATVSPELEGSIEIGEDFEIVELPVYCGSPLVGQTLASSGIREQTGVHVIGAWFRGTFETPPSADATITNGTVLLVTGHSEELNTLKERVLADVRPVDPGETVVVGHGQVGQMVTDQLDEHGVPYTVVDVVDSPDVDIVGDATDPEVLREAGCCRGAKTVIIAVPDDTTAEFATLVIREESPAIEIIVRANESRNVTKLYRAGADYVSSLATVSGRMTAGAIVEEDDILDFGKQVNVVRTSGAELAGRTLGEVRVRTRTGCTVVAIERDGEVLTDVGPAVRVEEGDDLIIAGTDEGVRRFNEILG; from the coding sequence ATGGACAAGTGGCAACGGCGCACCCTCCAGTTTACCCTCGGTCTGTTCGGTGTGATGTTCGCCTACGCCGTCTTCTATTACGCCGGTATGACCGTCTTCGAAGGCCGATCGATCACCTTCTTCCACGCGCTCCAGGTCGTCGTCGAGACGTTCACGACGACAGGCTTCGGGTCGGACTCGCCGTGGTCGTCCCCCGTGATGAACGCCTTCGTCATCGTCATGGACCTCACCGGGGTCGCACTCATCTTTCTCGCGTTTCCCGTGTTGCTGTTTCCGTTCCTGGACGAGGTTCTTTCGACGACGGTCCCGCGATCGGTCGAGGAGGACCTAGAGGACCACGTCGTGATCTGTTCGTACACCGAGCGGGTCCGGACTCTCATCGAAGAACTGGAGTCACGCGACATTCCGTACGTCATCGTCGACGCTGATCGGGATCGGGCGCTCGATCTGTACGAGGACGGCCACCGTGTCGTCTACGCCGACCCCGAAACGGTGGAGGGTCTCGAACGCGTCCGACTCGATGCGGCCAGGGCCCTCGTCGTGGACCGTTCCGACTGCGTGGATACGAGTATCGTCCTTACCGCTCGCGAGGCTGCAGACGACATCACTATTGTGAGTGTACTGGAGAACCCAGAACACGCGACCTATCACCGTCTCGCGGGGGCAGATCACGTACTCTGTCCGCGTCCATTGCTCGGTGAGAGTCTGGCTTCGCGGGTGTTGGCGACCGTTTCTCCCGAACTCGAGGGCAGTATCGAGATCGGCGAGGACTTCGAAATCGTCGAACTGCCGGTATACTGCGGCAGTCCACTGGTGGGCCAGACGCTCGCGTCCAGCGGCATCCGGGAGCAGACGGGTGTCCACGTCATCGGCGCGTGGTTTCGCGGGACGTTCGAGACGCCTCCGTCGGCAGACGCCACGATCACGAACGGGACGGTGCTCCTCGTCACCGGTCATTCGGAGGAACTTAACACGCTCAAAGAACGCGTGTTGGCGGACGTTCGACCGGTCGATCCCGGTGAAACCGTCGTCGTCGGCCATGGGCAGGTCGGACAGATGGTCACCGATCAGCTCGACGAACACGGCGTTCCATACACGGTCGTCGATGTGGTGGATTCCCCGGACGTCGACATCGTCGGTGACGCGACCGATCCGGAGGTCCTTCGAGAGGCCGGTTGCTGTCGGGGGGCGAAGACCGTCATCATCGCGGTCCCCGACGACACTACCGCAGAATTCGCGACGCTCGTCATCAGAGAGGAGAGCCCGGCGATCGAAATCATCGTCAGGGCCAACGAGAGTCGAAACGTCACGAAACTCTATCGCGCTGGTGCCGACTACGTCTCTTCGCTGGCAACGGTCAGCGGTCGGATGACGGCGGGAGCGATCGTGGAAGAGGACGACATCCTCGACTTCGGTAAACAGGTAAACGTGGTCCGAACGAGCGGGGCGGAACTCGCTGGTCGGACCCTTGGGGAGGTCCGCGTTCGCACGCGCACGGGCTGTACGGTCGTGGCCATCGAACGGGATGGCGAGGTGTTGACCGACGTCGGCCCTGCCGTTCGTGTCGAGGAGGGCGACGACCTGATAATCGCTGGGACCGACGAAGGAGTCCGTCGGTTCAACGAGATCCTGGGCTGA
- a CDS encoding metal ABC transporter substrate-binding protein: protein MIDDTNRKSLQQQFSRRTAIAAGVGVVTSGLAGCMGGNSESATTQGGSGSGGPVAVASFFSFYDFARKVADGTPVEVRNLIPTGLHGHGWEPNASITQDIIEADAFIHVGSDFQPWADRAIQTLQDDGVDTQLINVREGIELVDLAASLDPEEEGVGRGRGQDPHFWLDPDRAKQSVDNITEGFVELAPGHEDTFRENAETYKTDILERIDADYADIFDRAERNVVQLAAHNAFQYIGVKYDMEMRPLVVNLAASGDIKPSDVTEAKRVIDENDINYIGAAVFETRQPAQQLLAETQVEAYYPVTPYAGVREDWVEQGWGYEEIAYNINMPTFEVILGNKTPDEVGPDGWNDEWRNFE, encoded by the coding sequence ATGATCGACGACACGAATCGTAAGTCGCTACAACAACAGTTCTCACGGAGAACAGCGATCGCCGCTGGTGTTGGAGTCGTTACGTCTGGGTTGGCTGGCTGCATGGGTGGAAACAGTGAGTCGGCCACAACACAGGGTGGCTCCGGAAGTGGAGGACCGGTGGCTGTCGCATCCTTCTTCAGTTTCTACGATTTCGCCCGGAAGGTCGCTGACGGGACGCCGGTCGAGGTCCGGAACCTGATTCCGACAGGTCTCCACGGCCATGGCTGGGAACCTAATGCCAGTATTACACAGGATATCATCGAGGCGGACGCGTTCATCCACGTCGGATCGGACTTCCAGCCGTGGGCCGACCGTGCGATCCAGACGCTCCAAGACGACGGTGTCGACACTCAACTCATCAATGTCAGGGAAGGGATCGAACTCGTCGACCTTGCTGCCAGCCTCGATCCCGAAGAAGAGGGCGTTGGTCGGGGCCGTGGACAAGATCCCCATTTCTGGCTCGATCCCGACCGAGCCAAACAGTCGGTCGACAACATTACCGAGGGATTCGTCGAACTCGCACCAGGTCACGAGGATACGTTCCGCGAAAACGCCGAGACATATAAGACCGACATCCTAGAGCGGATCGACGCTGACTACGCCGACATCTTCGACCGGGCCGAGCGAAACGTGGTCCAGTTGGCCGCTCACAACGCCTTCCAATATATCGGGGTCAAATACGACATGGAGATGCGTCCGCTGGTTGTCAATCTAGCCGCTAGTGGAGATATCAAACCGTCCGATGTCACCGAGGCCAAGCGGGTGATCGACGAGAACGACATCAACTACATCGGCGCGGCAGTCTTCGAAACCCGGCAGCCAGCACAACAACTGCTTGCTGAAACCCAAGTCGAAGCCTACTATCCGGTGACACCCTACGCAGGCGTTCGCGAAGACTGGGTCGAACAAGGGTGGGGGTACGAAGAAATTGCGTACAATATCAACATGCCGACCTTCGAAGTCATCCTCGGGAATAAGACACCTGACGAAGTCGGCCCCGATGGGTGGAACGATGAGTGGAGGAACTTCGAATGA
- a CDS encoding metal ABC transporter ATP-binding protein, whose protein sequence is MSTPQVTSTTALTRDDDTPVIDLADVDFGYTATSVIEDISLSIDPGEYAAVVGPNGSGKSTLMKLMLGLLRPDEGVARLFGKPAHEFDDGSRIGYVAQHASASKEMPITVREVVKMGRFPHVGFGRLSDSDWEVVDRALETVGMTAFANRRVTQLSGGQRQRAFIARALASEADLLVLDEPTVGVDIESVEAFYDLLDALNRKGITVLLIEHDLSAVTEHAERVVCLNREIYFDGPTKEFVESDALARAFGTAANFLGGD, encoded by the coding sequence ATGAGTACTCCACAGGTTACCTCGACAACTGCCCTGACGCGGGACGACGATACGCCAGTCATCGACCTCGCAGATGTCGACTTCGGGTATACTGCCACGTCGGTAATCGAAGACATTTCGCTCAGCATCGATCCCGGCGAGTACGCCGCGGTCGTCGGACCGAACGGCTCGGGGAAGTCGACGTTGATGAAGCTCATGTTGGGACTGCTGCGGCCCGACGAGGGAGTCGCCCGGCTGTTCGGCAAGCCTGCCCACGAGTTCGACGACGGCTCGCGGATCGGCTACGTCGCCCAACACGCTAGCGCCTCGAAGGAGATGCCGATCACCGTCCGCGAGGTCGTCAAAATGGGCCGGTTCCCGCATGTCGGCTTCGGTCGGCTCTCGGACAGTGACTGGGAGGTTGTCGACCGCGCCCTCGAAACGGTCGGCATGACCGCGTTCGCTAACCGGCGAGTGACGCAGTTGTCCGGCGGCCAGCGCCAGCGAGCATTCATCGCCCGTGCGCTGGCCAGCGAGGCCGATCTGCTGGTCCTTGACGAGCCGACGGTCGGTGTCGACATCGAGTCGGTTGAAGCGTTCTACGACCTCCTAGACGCACTGAACCGCAAGGGAATCACCGTGTTGCTGATCGAACACGATTTGAGTGCGGTCACCGAACACGCCGAGCGCGTCGTTTGTCTCAACCGTGAGATCTATTTTGACGGCCCCACCAAGGAGTTCGTCGAAAGTGACGCCCTTGCACGAGCCTTCGGAACCGCAGCGAATTTTCTTGGAGGTGACTGA
- a CDS encoding metal ABC transporter permease has protein sequence MQSALLLQAGVFGPLYWILDLWSGLMSWLAGTTGLEMLQYGFMHRAILVGLCIGVMAPLIGTFLVHRQLALIGDALAHTGFAGVAVGLFVNAVFDLGVSPYLTAVVVAMIAALLIELISEVTDAYNDVSMAIVLSTGFALGTTLISINAGGLAVGVNQFLFGNLSTVSADSASLLLILFAVIIGVVGLTRNQLLYVTFDETAAAVSGLSVRWYNRIMVMLTAMVVVGAMQIMGVILVAAMLVVPVAGAAQVSRSFNESILVSVVLAELAVILGMGVSYYGEATAGGVIVLVAVAIYVVAVVVGKLQTAMGEESTPEMGSIDVETESTGD, from the coding sequence ATGCAGTCAGCACTGTTGCTACAGGCAGGCGTGTTCGGTCCACTCTACTGGATTCTCGATCTCTGGTCGGGGCTCATGTCGTGGCTCGCGGGGACGACTGGTCTCGAAATGCTTCAATATGGATTCATGCACCGTGCAATTCTCGTCGGGCTCTGTATAGGAGTGATGGCTCCGCTCATCGGGACGTTTCTTGTCCACCGGCAACTCGCCCTTATTGGTGATGCGCTCGCCCACACCGGGTTTGCGGGCGTCGCCGTTGGGCTGTTCGTCAATGCCGTCTTCGATCTCGGGGTCTCGCCGTACTTGACGGCTGTCGTCGTGGCGATGATCGCGGCGCTGCTCATTGAGTTGATCTCCGAGGTGACCGACGCTTACAACGATGTCTCGATGGCAATCGTGCTGTCGACCGGCTTCGCGCTGGGAACGACACTGATCAGCATCAACGCTGGCGGGCTCGCAGTCGGCGTCAATCAGTTTCTGTTCGGGAACCTCTCGACAGTCTCGGCTGACAGTGCATCGTTGCTGCTGATACTGTTCGCGGTCATCATCGGTGTTGTCGGACTCACGCGCAACCAACTGCTGTATGTGACCTTTGACGAGACTGCTGCAGCGGTCTCTGGGCTCTCGGTGAGATGGTACAACCGGATTATGGTCATGCTGACGGCGATGGTCGTTGTCGGTGCGATGCAGATCATGGGCGTGATCCTCGTCGCCGCGATGCTCGTTGTTCCGGTTGCTGGAGCCGCACAGGTCTCCCGGAGCTTCAACGAATCCATCCTTGTGTCAGTCGTTCTCGCCGAACTGGCAGTCATCCTGGGGATGGGTGTTTCCTACTACGGTGAGGCGACCGCTGGTGGTGTTATCGTTCTCGTTGCAGTTGCCATCTACGTCGTCGCCGTCGTGGTCGGGAAACTCCAAACTGCGATGGGCGAGGAGTCGACGCCAGAAATGGGAAGCATCGATGTCGAGACCGAGTCGACCGGTGACTGA
- a CDS encoding metal-dependent transcriptional regulator codes for MEDYLRQIYLLGVNDDGWVSNSAIAQRLNVTRASVTSMLETLSDRGLIEWRRYQPIRLTADGKMLALRIVRRHRLAEMMLFELFDYAIGDVDAEADVLEHHLSRELCRAIEEELGMPETDPHGDPIPDVDLDISKTDQGKPLSDVPESSQIRVCRILTQDKDTLDYLDSVGIRPTAQLRLEDTTPIGMVSVRPVDSQEEVNLPQEIASKILVEMVGH; via the coding sequence ATGGAAGACTACCTCCGACAGATCTACCTCCTTGGTGTCAACGACGATGGCTGGGTCTCCAACTCAGCTATCGCACAGCGGCTGAATGTGACGCGAGCTTCAGTCACGAGCATGTTGGAGACTCTCTCAGATCGTGGCCTCATTGAGTGGCGGCGATATCAACCTATCAGGTTGACTGCCGATGGCAAAATGCTCGCCCTTCGTATTGTCCGCAGACACCGTCTCGCGGAAATGATGCTTTTTGAATTGTTCGACTACGCTATCGGTGATGTCGACGCCGAAGCTGACGTGCTCGAACACCACCTCAGTCGGGAGCTCTGTCGAGCGATTGAAGAGGAACTTGGGATGCCGGAAACAGATCCACACGGAGATCCGATCCCGGATGTCGATCTCGACATCTCAAAGACCGACCAGGGCAAACCGCTGAGTGATGTCCCAGAATCGTCACAGATCCGAGTTTGTCGTATACTGACTCAAGATAAAGATACGTTAGACTATCTTGACTCGGTTGGGATTCGGCCCACAGCACAGCTACGGCTCGAAGATACGACTCCAATTGGCATGGTGAGTGTCAGACCAGTTGACTCTCAAGAAGAGGTGAATTTGCCACAGGAAATAGCCTCGAAAATCCTTGTCGAGATGGTCGGACATTAA